A stretch of DNA from Methanoplanus endosymbiosus:
GTTGACAACCCACAGAGAATAGCGGCTCCTGAGGAGTGCAATACGGCCTGCGGGCTTTGTAATAATCATAAATCATCCACACTGCTCGCAAACATTGACCTGACAAACAGGTGCAACTTAAACTGTGAATTCTGCTTTGCCAATGCAAGGGCGTGTGGGTATGTTTATGAACCCACATTTGAACAGATTGTTGATATGCTTACAATGCTCAGGGCGCAGAAACCTCTTCCTGCACCGGCTGTGCAGTTTGCAGGCGGAGAGCCGACAATGCGTGATGATCTTGTTGAGATTGTTAAAAAAGCACGCGACTTAGGTTTTAAGCAGATACAGCTTGCAACAAATGGTGTAATTCTTTCACGCAACAAAGAGCTGTTAAAAGAGTTAAAGCTTGCCGGATTGTCCACAATATATCTTCATTTTGATGGTGTTACAAAGGATACCAACCCTATGATCAATATCAGCAGAAAGGTTGTTGACAACTGTTCTGAGATTGGTCAGGGTATTGTTCTTGTGCCGACTGTCATCAATGGCATGAATGACCATCAGGTAGGAGATATAATAAAATTTGCGGCTGAGCATATTGATGTTATAAGAGGCGTAAATTTCCAGCCTGTGGCATTTACAGGCGCTGCTTCAGAAGATGATGTTGTAAAGGAGAGGGTTACTATTCCCGATCTTCTTGACAGAATAGAGGTTCAGACTGAAGGAAAGCTCAAAAAGGATTATTTCTATCCGGTTCCATGCGTGGTTCCTATTTCAGAGCTTATTGAATCATACTCCGGAAAGCCGCAGTTCACCTTCACAGCTCATCAGCACTGCGGTGCAGCCACATATGCCTTTGTAACCGAAGACGGACTTTCTCCGGTGAACAGGATGATAAATGTCGATGAATTCTTCAGAGTCATGACTGAGATGGCAGAAAAACTTGGTGATAAAAGGACAATAAATAAATACAAAACTCTTGCAGAGGGAATTAAAGGCCTTCATCACTCTGTAAAATCAAGTGAATCCGGAAAGACCGGTGAGTTCTGGAAGATGCTGTATCAGGCACTTATTAAGCATGATTTTGATGCACTAAAGGACTTCCACTGGAACGCCCTCTTTATCGGGACCATGCACTTCATGGACAATTATAATTACGACCTTGCCCGTGTACAGAGGTGCTGTATCCATTATGCAACCCCTGATGGCCGCCTGATACCGTTCTGCACCTATAATTCAGGCCCTGTATTTCGGGAGCAGGTATGGAAGAAGTTTTCAAAGCCTATTGAAAACCCTGATCAAATTGAGTCATTAGACTGAATTAACACTTTTTTCACATGATACGCATTGTTAAAAAACCCACTGATACGCCGGATGACAATTCTACCGGCATGGTAGCAGATGCCCTTAAAAAGCGGGGTGTGGATTTTTCATACCTTGATCTTGACAGCATTGACTTATTTTCCGGTGAGATAGAGAATGATCTCATCTGGGTATGCGGGATTAAGCAGACCGGAATTCATTTTGATGCGATTTCTGCACTGAGTCTTAGAAACAGGGTTGTCAATTCTCCGGAGGCAATTGCCATATGCGCCAATAAGGCACAGACTACTGCAAGGCTTCTGCGTGATAATGTGCCAACTCCTGAGACGATATTTACCGATTCGGTGGAGAAGGTGGAGGAATTCCTGAGGGAGCAGAAGAAGGTTGTATATAAGCCGGTTTATGGCTATGACGGCAATGGAATTTATCCGATGGATGACATTTCCATGCTGGGAGAATCACCGTATTATATCCAGGAGTTTATCGAAAATATCTGTGATTACCGGGTTTTTGTAATTAATGGCAGGGCTGTTGGTGCTATTAAAAGGGAGTCTGACACCTTTGCGCATAATATTCATCAGGGCGGGTCAGGCGTACCTGTCGTTGATATCCCAGAGGATATGGCTGATATTGCTTCACAGGCTGCCCTGTCGGTTGGCATTGACTACTGCGGTGTTGATCTTTTAGATTATGGTAATTCTTATACTGTTCTTGAGGTGAACGGCACGCCAAACTGGCACTGCATGGGCGCGCCTATCTGGGATTATCTCGCAGAATATCTGACTGAACAGGAGAACGAATTAAAATCTTAATTTTCATGATGAAGCATTTTGTGTTTCATCTGCCATCTGTGAGCAGCTGCTCATGGGTGACTCTTTTTGCTCACCAGTGATAAATCTGAGAATTTGTCTGCACAGTCAGATTTTTCAGACAGTGTCAGTTTATCTGTTATCCTTTCTCTGGCAGTTGCTGAAAAAAAAATATTATTTGGTTGTATTCCGGAATTTTATGGTTTTTTTGGAGTTTTTTAATTATTACTGTACTAATGTGTCTGAAAGAATCTTTGCGATATCAATCCAGATTACCAGATCTTTTGTTCCGTTCTCTTCCTTACCTATTTTAATAATGCCCTTTACATAAGCCTCTCTTGACATTGTTTCGTCCATCTGGTCAACATCATCTTCGGATATCTGAAGGACGCTCTGTACGTCATCAACTATCAGTCCTACATTTGAGCCGTTTGCCGCATCAGCAACAAGAACAATAATTTTCTGGTTTTCTGCTTTATCTCCAACAGGCAGGCCCATAAGCTGATTAAGATTGAGAATATTGGTAATCTCCCCCCTGAGATTGATGATGCCGGCAATATGCGCCGGTGCTCTCGGAACCGGAGTTATTGGCATCATCTCTACTATCTCCCTTGCAATGTGGATATCAAGGGCGTAGTGAACGCCTGATATCTCAAACTGTACAACATCAATCATCATATTATCTCTTCTCCTTTCCTCTCAGCATTTGAACTTTGAGTTTGCAGCTTCAAGTTTGTTTGCAAGTTCACTGACTTCATGGATTGCACTGCCAATCTCCTCTACTGATGCGCTGGCCTCTTCTGCAAGTGCAGCGAGTTCTTCTGCCTCTTTCTGAACTTCTTTTGTCTGTTCTGTTCCCATATCTGCTGAACGGACAACATTATTGGAGATGTTTGCCTGGTCCTCAATGGCCCTTGTAATCTCACCGATATCAGTTGATACCTGTCCGGCGTTACTGATGATAGTATTCAGTGCCCCTATTGTCTTTGTAACACTTTCCACACCATCAACGATCTCATTGTTTGCTGAGGTTATCGCCTTTGCTGTCTTCTCACTGCTCGTCTGAACCATAGACACAACGCTTCCGATTGAATCTGCTGCTGCCCTTGCCTCTCCTGCCAGGTTTTTGACTTCACCTGCCACGACTGCGAATCCTCTTCCATGTTCCCCGGCACGTGCGGCCTCTATTGCTGCATTGAGTGCAAGGAGATTGATCTGTCCGGTTATATCATTGATCAGTTTTACGACATTACTTACTTCCTTAATCTTCTCAGTCAGTTCGTTTATGTCAGTAACACTCTCATTTGCAATCTTCTCTACATTGCCCATCTTCCGGTTCGCATCATTGCCAAGGTTCTGAGCTTCCCTGCCGATATCAACAACATGGTTTGCTGCATTGAATACTTCCTGTGATGTGCTGGCAATCTCCTCGTTTGATGCTGAAAGGTCGGCAATCTGACGGTTTATATCTTCTATGTTCTCCAGAAGTTTTCTGGTAAGATCTGCGGCTTTCTGGCTTGTATGTGCAACCTCTTCAGCTGCCTTGCCAACTTCATCCGTTCCCCTGCTGATCTCTCCTGAATTGATTACAATCTGTTTTGTGACATCATTTGCAACCCCAAGGCTTTCGGAGATGTTCTCACCTACATTGTTAAGTTCGTGTTTAAATCTCTCAAAATCACCTCTGACAGTTATATCGTCTGAAAACCTTGCTGTGAAGTCTCCTTTGGCATAATGTCCTGACAGTGCCATTGCTTCATGTATGGGTGTTGCGATACCCTGCATGAGACTATTGAGATTTTCAACAAGTCCTGAGTAGATACCCTCGTATTTTGTGCTGTCAGATCTTTCATTAAGGTTTCCGTCCTGGCCGGCTACTGCAAGTGTATCAATATCATTTATCAGATCAGTAAGGGTGTCATAGACCACTTTGATTGAAGAAGAAATTTCAACAAACTGTTCCCTGATCTCTTTTGTGTATCTGTCTGCTTCACCCACATTAAGTTTTATATCTTCAGGTTTTCCTGCTGCTATTGCCTCAAGGTCTGCTGCAATATTTGCCACTTCCTGATCCATGTAAATGCTCTGTGACACCTCGGCAGTTCTGTCCTGGTAGATGTAGTAGTTTACATCGATTTCTCCTTCATCATCAAGAATTGGTGTCTGAAAGAGCCTTAAGTATGATTTGGTGTTGTCCGGCCATCTGATCTCAAGATCGGATACTGCCCTTTTTTTTGTCTCATAAGAGGCATAGAAGTCATCACCGGTTACTTCAATGTCAAAGTCATAGAGTTTCTTTGCCATCAGTTCGTTATAGCTTCCGTGCCATGCTCTCTCATATTCTTTATTGAGATCAAGCCTGTGCTTGTCAGGTGCAAGCATTGTTATTGCCTGTGGGTTGTCTTTAAGGAATGTCTCTGCCCGTTTCTGGAGCTTCTGGATCTCTTTTAGCTCTTTGGTCTGCTCTGTCAGGTCCTGGTAGATGTAGTAGTTGACATCAATATCTCCTTTATCATCAAGGATGGGTGTCTGAAAGAGCCTCAGGTAACTGATGTCACCATCAGACCATTTAATCTCCAGATCAGAGACCGCTTTTCTTTTGGTATTGTATGATGCGTAGAAGTCATCCCCGCCCGTGACAGTTATATCAAAGTCGTATAGCTTCTTTGCCATCAGTTCTTCATAACTTCCGCGCCATGCTTTTTCATATTCCTTATTGAGATCAAGCCTGTGCTTGTCAGATGCAAGCACGGTAATTGCCTGTGGGTTATCCTTTAAAAATGCCTCAGCACGCTTCTGAAGTTTTTTGGAGTTGTCAATCTCTTCTCTGAGTAATGTGATGTCGTTGTAAACCGTCAGGACAGAGTCAACAATGCCGTTTTCATCAAGAAGCGGAATGTTGTACCTTTCGACAACTTTTGTTCCGGCAGGGAATTCTATTATGGCCTCCCCATGGCTTGCTTTTTTTGTCTCTATTGTCTGTGCAATTGATTTTCCTTCCTGTTTTATATATCTGAAATCTCCAATTGTCAGGTTTTCTGCTTCCTGTTCTGAAAATCCTGTCAGTTCTATGAATGCACGGTTTGATTTTCGGACTGACATATCTTTATTCCAGAGAAGAATCGGCATCGGGTTTTCCTGGACAATTGCATTGGACTGCTCCTCCAGTTTCCTGATGTCATTCATCTTTTCCGTCTGTTCAGTTAAGTCCTGGTATATGTAGTAGTTGACATCAATCTCCCCGTCATCATCAAGAATTGGTGTCTGGAAGAGCCTGAGGTAGCTGATTTCACCGTCCGGCCATTTGATCTCAAGGTCTGAGACTGCATTTCTTTTTGTTTCATATGAAGCATAGAAGTCATCTCCGCCTGTGATTGTTATGTTAAAGTCATAGAGCTTCTTCGCCATCAGTTCATCGTAACTGCCGCGCCATATTTTCTGATATTCCTTGTTGAGATCAAGCCTGTGTTTATCGGCTGCAAGCACTGTTATTCCCTGCGGGTTGTATTTTAGGAATGCATCAGCACGTTTCTGGAGTTTTTCTGCCTCTTTTGATTCTTTTTCCCTGAGAGATTCAATATTTTTAATTTCTTCCATCAGGCTGTTTAAAAGTTCTGCATATTCTTTATCCCGGCCCTCAAAATCACCAGAATTGATTAATACACTCTCTTTATCATTTAGAAATTTTTCAACACTTTCTCTTATCTTCTCTATCATAACATATACCACATATAGAAATTTCAAAAAACAATACTGATAATCAATAGTCTGATGTCAGTGTTTTTCAGTTTATTCTCATATCAAAAATCTTCAGGATTTTATATCTGATGAATAACTGTAAGTAATTTCAGCATATATAATTTATTTATCTAACATTTTGTGTGGAATTATTATTCTGTATATTAATTTTTGCAGAATTGATCGTTATTTTGTCAGACAATTTATATTTGTGTGTTCTATGGATGTGTGGGATTAATATGGCCGGATTTGTTTATGATTTGTGCTGCCCGTTTTGATCATATCATGTAATGCCCTTAAATACAGTCATTCACTTATGTTTTGTTAAGTTATCCTTTCAGGAATAAATAACAGCACTTCAGAATTTTTACAAATTTTAAAGTCAGCTTAAGAAGAACAGGCCTGATTGCTGAAAGTTACGTAATACATAGTTGCTGGAAGTTACGTAATATATAGTTGCTGGAAGTTACGTAATACATAGTTGCTGGAAGTTACGTAATATATAGTTGCTGAAAGTTACGTAATACATAGTTGCTGGAAGTTACGTAATACATAGTTGCTGGAAGTTACGTAATACATAGTTGCTGAAAGTTACATAATATGCAGTAATTGCCTATAATCAGAGAAATGCTCTGATTACAGGTAATTCCGGGCCACTGCAAATTCCGGAATAATTTCTCTGAAAAAAAGTTTAAACCGGGTTGTCTGAAAATATTTCAGTATTTTCTGTGGCCCCTTTCGGAATCTTCATCTATCTCTTTCTCTGTTTTTAATGCCAGTTCATGCATCCTTGCTGAAATTCTTTTTGCCGCTGAAGGTTCAATCTCTTTCATAGCATCGGCAATCTCCTCACCAAGAATAAATATTGCATGTTTATGCTCCATTTTGCTTTTATGTGTCTGGGTTGGAAGTACTTTTAATCCCTCGTATTCGGAAAATGAAGCGTTTGCATTAGCTTTCTGCAGGTTTTCCTTAATGGTAAACATGAACTGGTGTAGCGCTATTAGTTCGTCTTTGTGCACTGATTTCACATCCAAAAATATCCCTTATATGTCATTATATTGCCTTTTGGCGAAAATAATGGCTTAATTTAAGGGAAGGCAATTCTTCCCCTGAAGGATTGATATTACAATTTGTGTTTCAAACCATTTAACTTGAAGGGGTGGTCTGGCTCTGCCTATGATCAGATGTTAACTTCCGCAGTATTATGCACTGTTTTCTTATAAAAAACAGACACAGGCCTGTGAGTTTACCTGTGTCAGTAATCAGAGCTGATTTATCTTCATTAATTTTACAGATACAGGTTTTTTGACTATATCCCTGAAATCAGGCGCAGCTATCAGGGATATTTTACGCATAGCAATCAGGTCAAGAAGATTCTGGTCAACTGTCCGTCCGGTAACAATGCCGGAGATATTATCGTCCGTCTTTTTTAAGGCAGCTTCAATCTCATCAGATGGAAATTCACTTATTGTCTCATTTGTGACTGAAAGGAATTTTACAATGTTCTGTTCCCGGACTTCCTTCATCATACCACGGAGTATCTTCTCAGATTGCGGCAGATCGGGTTCGTTATTTACTTTTTTTTCCTCCTCTCTCTCTTTCTTCATCTTTTCGGAATGCAGGGAAAGCATGTTTGTATCCAGCCGTCCTTCTGTTGTCAGCGCAAGTTCAGCCGGAATTTTATTCCTTAGGGGTTTTATGATCTCTTTTCTGGTCATCTCCTCTACATTTTTTCCTCTTGGACTTACCGCAATAAAGTCAATATCTGCAACCTGGAGAAGTTCGCTTATAATTAAATCTCCACCCCTATCCCCATCCATAAATGCGGTGGCAGTCTTTTTTTCACAGAGTTCAATGATTGATGCCGGAACATTTGTGCCTTCCACGGCAATTGCATTTTTAATCCCGTATCTTAACAGGTTAATAACGTCTGCACGCCCCTCCACAACAATGATTGCATCCGAATCCACGACATTCGGGCCTGACGGGAGTTTTTCAGGGCCATATTCGATGACCTTCTCAATTCTTGAATGTTCCCTTATTTCGTCCAGTATTTCATTTGTGTCAAAATCACACTCTTCAAAGCTTCCGGTTAACAGCTCCTTGGCCCTTGATATAATCAGTTTTCTCTTGGATATACGGATGTCCTCAATATTTCTGATGGCAAATCTTGAAGCACACGGGCCGACCCTTTCGATGGTCTCAAGCGATGCTGCAAGTAATGCAGTTTCGACTTTGTCTATTGATGAATAGATCGTAATCTCGCCCTTTGTCTGGCCTTTGCGGCTTTCAGTCCTGACATCAATCCTTCCGAGCCGCCCGGATCTCTGAAGATCCCGGAGGTCAAGATCATCACCCAGAATACCTTCTGTCTGGCCAAAGATTGCTCCAATCACATCCGATTTTTCAACAATTCCCTCCGCTTCAAAATTTGCATGAATCTGGTATTTTGTTGTTTCTGATAAGTACAATAATAATTCCTCCTGTAATGCTGTGATCTCTTATGAAATGATATAATTCCTGATAGGTCAGGCATATGACAGTGATTAGTGGTAATTAAAATTATATAAACCGTTGTGGTGGTTTACTTTTGCCAGGTATTTTGAATACCTGTATTTTCTGACCGGATAATTGCCCTGGTAAAATATCTGGCAAATTAGAATTACTGTATAAAATAGCGTTTAATGTTCCGGCATTTTTTCGGTGCGGAAGTAATATTTATTGAGTATTTATTTATTCATTGAGGATTTTAACAGTTCCAGTGCTCTGTCAGGTTCTATTCCCTCAATCAGAACCCGTTTTAATGATGAGGTCTGGCCTGAAATGATGGAGACATCTCTTTTGGGTAGTGAAAAAAAGTCTGAAACTGCCCTTTCGATCTCTTTATTTGCTTTTCCGTCAACAGGCGGGGCAGAAATTCTGCACAATATTGCCTTTCTCCACTCATTATAGCCGGAAGGAAATACGGTTTTTTTGCTTCCGGGACTTACATCAAGAGTGATGGTAATCCCGTTTTTGGATATGAAAACTGCATCCTCTAAATTCATCTTAATCGTGACTTAAAAGTAAATGTCGCCCGGTATTAACAGACATGGATCATAAGTGGCTCTGCGTCCGTAACTTCACCTGTCAAACCCAACCGGGCGTTGTGAACTACCTCTGGGCTAAAGACCCAGATGCTTCCTGCTTCATTGCCCCTGCCAATGCAGACGACTCCACAGGCCCACCCCCGCGTTCCACGGGTGTATAGTATATCAAGTACTTGGTTATCGTAATGATATACACAAATGTTATCACAATTATTATTTATATGTATCGCTTACATCCCCTTGGCTAAAGACCAAGGGGATTTACGCTAAAATTTTAAAAACCTGTCGCGTATCCGGGTTGTCCCGCACATCATATCAGGATTCTTCCTGTGATCAGGCGGGGACCTAAAAGAAACGCATTTATCGGCTATACTAATCTGTTCTCCCTGCCTATATAACCATCCCCGCAGATCCATTCTGAAGATCTCCCGATAAAACTGTTATCCCTGTAAACCTGCACTCCGTTAATGACGACAGTATCAGGAAAGAGACCTGTCATGCCTTCATAGGGAGTCCATCCGGCTTTTGAAAATAATCTTTCGGCAGTGATTGTCTCTGTTTGATTGCTGTAAACCGCAAAATCGGCCTTTTGCCCTTTCAGAAATCCCGGTGGCTCAATTCCAAGAATTTCGGCGGGCTTTGTAACCGTTTTTCTGATGACCGATTCCAGCGTAATGTCAGCTTTTTCAGTGCACCTCGCAAGCAGAAGAGGCATCATTGTACCTGTGCCGGGAATTCCGGAGGGGACATCAGAAAATCCGGCTGACTTCTCTTCTCCTGTATGCGGTGCGTGGTCTGATGCAATGACATCGATCTCATCCCATCTGTTCCATATGGCATCAACAATTTTTCTGTCCCTCAGTGGCGGGTTTACCTTGCCGTATCCGGGTTTTTCTGTATCTTCAAACATTTCCCGTGTCAGGAAGAGGTGATGCGGCATAACTTCAAGTGTATATCCGGCCGGCACTGCATCTATTGAAAAAGGTGATGACAGGTGGCAGAAGTGAAGTTTCATCTTTGGATCTGCAAGTTTACAGATATATTCCACGGCATTGGCCTCAAGGTCGCCCGGCCTTAAATTATCGTGGTCAGTGAGTGAGATGTCATCACCTTTGAGCACAATTTCGGTGTGGACCGTTGCAGTGGCATTCATATGTGAGATCTGATCCAGTGAATCTTTCAGTTGTGATTCTTCCAGTGCATCGCCATAGCTTGACGGTGCTGCAAAGATCTCACCAAAGGCCAGTGCCCCTGCTTCATACAGGCCTTTTAGGTCTGAATCCGGATAAACACCTCCGTTTATCCCAAAGTTGCAGTATGACTGCTTCTCTGCTTCTCTGAGGCGTTTTTCATATATGGCGGCATCTGTAATGGGCGGGATTGTATTTGGCTGATCAACCACTGTTGTAACCCCGCCTGATACGGCACTCTTTGTGCCTGATTCCCAGGTCTCCTTATAGGACTGTTTCTCTCCGCCGCGAATATGGACGTGCATATCTATAGCTCCGGGCAGGCACAGGCGGTTTTTGCAGTCAATGATATATTCCGCATGGCCAAAAGATTCCCCGCAGTGAAGAACTCTGCCCTCTGAAACTGATATATCTTTAATCAGTCCGTCAGGAAGCCTTGCATTTTTTAGAAGCAGTTCAATATCTAATCCCATCTGTTTATCCCCTTCATTATCCGCAGTTTTTTTAATCTCTCCGGACAATTGTGAATTTCCGGATGACTATAATATTGTGATCTTTCTGATGTTGTATCCTGAAGTTTATAAAAAAAGCTGATTTTGATTTTGGTAACCTTCAGCAGACCCTTGGAACCGGATCTCCTACCGGAGGTTCAATAAATCTCTCACCACCAATTCCGGTTTCCATAATCACTGATTTTCCTTCCACTACCCTGCCGACAATTGTTGCATCCTTTCCGTATTTCTCTTTTCTGATTGCTGCAAGGATGGCTTCCGCGTCCTCCGGTGCGACACCCATCACAACTTTGCCTTCATTTGCAACGTCAAGCGGGTTTATACCGAGAAGTTCTGAGGCACTTCTCACACTTTTTCTTATTGGAAGTTTCTCTTCGGAAATTCTCACCTGGACTCCGGACTTTTCTGCCATTTCATTGATTGCGTTTGAAAAACCGCCTCTTGTCGGGTCCTTCATTGCGTGTACCTCTCCGGCCTGCATGGCGGCGTTTACGAGGTTCCACACCGGAGCAA
This window harbors:
- the dnaG gene encoding DNA primase DnaG — encoded protein: MYLSETTKYQIHANFEAEGIVEKSDVIGAIFGQTEGILGDDLDLRDLQRSGRLGRIDVRTESRKGQTKGEITIYSSIDKVETALLAASLETIERVGPCASRFAIRNIEDIRISKRKLIISRAKELLTGSFEECDFDTNEILDEIREHSRIEKVIEYGPEKLPSGPNVVDSDAIIVVEGRADVINLLRYGIKNAIAVEGTNVPASIIELCEKKTATAFMDGDRGGDLIISELLQVADIDFIAVSPRGKNVEEMTRKEIIKPLRNKIPAELALTTEGRLDTNMLSLHSEKMKKEREEEKKVNNEPDLPQSEKILRGMMKEVREQNIVKFLSVTNETISEFPSDEIEAALKKTDDNISGIVTGRTVDQNLLDLIAMRKISLIAAPDFRDIVKKPVSVKLMKINQL
- a CDS encoding DUF167 domain-containing protein, encoding MNLEDAVFISKNGITITLDVSPGSKKTVFPSGYNEWRKAILCRISAPPVDGKANKEIERAVSDFFSLPKRDVSIISGQTSSLKRVLIEGIEPDRALELLKSSMNK
- the pyrC gene encoding dihydroorotase — translated: MSGEIKKTADNEGDKQMGLDIELLLKNARLPDGLIKDISVSEGRVLHCGESFGHAEYIIDCKNRLCLPGAIDMHVHIRGGEKQSYKETWESGTKSAVSGGVTTVVDQPNTIPPITDAAIYEKRLREAEKQSYCNFGINGGVYPDSDLKGLYEAGALAFGEIFAAPSSYGDALEESQLKDSLDQISHMNATATVHTEIVLKGDDISLTDHDNLRPGDLEANAVEYICKLADPKMKLHFCHLSSPFSIDAVPAGYTLEVMPHHLFLTREMFEDTEKPGYGKVNPPLRDRKIVDAIWNRWDEIDVIASDHAPHTGEEKSAGFSDVPSGIPGTGTMMPLLLARCTEKADITLESVIRKTVTKPAEILGIEPPGFLKGQKADFAVYSNQTETITAERLFSKAGWTPYEGMTGLFPDTVVINGVQVYRDNSFIGRSSEWICGDGYIGRENRLV
- the tes gene encoding tetraether lipid synthase Tes, whose amino-acid sequence is MVLKVTKGLCPECGAILPAEIIEDDGKVWIVRTCPEHGRFKNLYWSDAEMYKRYDQFEYIGRGVDNPQRIAAPEECNTACGLCNNHKSSTLLANIDLTNRCNLNCEFCFANARACGYVYEPTFEQIVDMLTMLRAQKPLPAPAVQFAGGEPTMRDDLVEIVKKARDLGFKQIQLATNGVILSRNKELLKELKLAGLSTIYLHFDGVTKDTNPMINISRKVVDNCSEIGQGIVLVPTVINGMNDHQVGDIIKFAAEHIDVIRGVNFQPVAFTGAASEDDVVKERVTIPDLLDRIEVQTEGKLKKDYFYPVPCVVPISELIESYSGKPQFTFTAHQHCGAATYAFVTEDGLSPVNRMINVDEFFRVMTEMAEKLGDKRTINKYKTLAEGIKGLHHSVKSSESGKTGEFWKMLYQALIKHDFDALKDFHWNALFIGTMHFMDNYNYDLARVQRCCIHYATPDGRLIPFCTYNSGPVFREQVWKKFSKPIENPDQIESLD
- a CDS encoding methyl-accepting chemotaxis protein gives rise to the protein MIEKIRESVEKFLNDKESVLINSGDFEGRDKEYAELLNSLMEEIKNIESLREKESKEAEKLQKRADAFLKYNPQGITVLAADKHRLDLNKEYQKIWRGSYDELMAKKLYDFNITITGGDDFYASYETKRNAVSDLEIKWPDGEISYLRLFQTPILDDDGEIDVNYYIYQDLTEQTEKMNDIRKLEEQSNAIVQENPMPILLWNKDMSVRKSNRAFIELTGFSEQEAENLTIGDFRYIKQEGKSIAQTIETKKASHGEAIIEFPAGTKVVERYNIPLLDENGIVDSVLTVYNDITLLREEIDNSKKLQKRAEAFLKDNPQAITVLASDKHRLDLNKEYEKAWRGSYEELMAKKLYDFDITVTGGDDFYASYNTKRKAVSDLEIKWSDGDISYLRLFQTPILDDKGDIDVNYYIYQDLTEQTKELKEIQKLQKRAETFLKDNPQAITMLAPDKHRLDLNKEYERAWHGSYNELMAKKLYDFDIEVTGDDFYASYETKKRAVSDLEIRWPDNTKSYLRLFQTPILDDEGEIDVNYYIYQDRTAEVSQSIYMDQEVANIAADLEAIAAGKPEDIKLNVGEADRYTKEIREQFVEISSSIKVVYDTLTDLINDIDTLAVAGQDGNLNERSDSTKYEGIYSGLVENLNSLMQGIATPIHEAMALSGHYAKGDFTARFSDDITVRGDFERFKHELNNVGENISESLGVANDVTKQIVINSGEISRGTDEVGKAAEEVAHTSQKAADLTRKLLENIEDINRQIADLSASNEEIASTSQEVFNAANHVVDIGREAQNLGNDANRKMGNVEKIANESVTDINELTEKIKEVSNVVKLINDITGQINLLALNAAIEAARAGEHGRGFAVVAGEVKNLAGEARAAADSIGSVVSMVQTSSEKTAKAITSANNEIVDGVESVTKTIGALNTIISNAGQVSTDIGEITRAIEDQANISNNVVRSADMGTEQTKEVQKEAEELAALAEEASASVEEIGSAIHEVSELANKLEAANSKFKC
- a CDS encoding chemotaxis protein CheW, with the translated sequence MMIDVVQFEISGVHYALDIHIAREIVEMMPITPVPRAPAHIAGIINLRGEITNILNLNQLMGLPVGDKAENQKIIVLVADAANGSNVGLIVDDVQSVLQISEDDVDQMDETMSREAYVKGIIKIGKEENGTKDLVIWIDIAKILSDTLVQ
- a CDS encoding ATP-grasp domain-containing protein; translation: MIRIVKKPTDTPDDNSTGMVADALKKRGVDFSYLDLDSIDLFSGEIENDLIWVCGIKQTGIHFDAISALSLRNRVVNSPEAIAICANKAQTTARLLRDNVPTPETIFTDSVEKVEEFLREQKKVVYKPVYGYDGNGIYPMDDISMLGESPYYIQEFIENICDYRVFVINGRAVGAIKRESDTFAHNIHQGGSGVPVVDIPEDMADIASQAALSVGIDYCGVDLLDYGNSYTVLEVNGTPNWHCMGAPIWDYLAEYLTEQENELKS
- a CDS encoding UPF0058 family protein — protein: MHKDELIALHQFMFTIKENLQKANANASFSEYEGLKVLPTQTHKSKMEHKHAIFILGEEIADAMKEIEPSAAKRISARMHELALKTEKEIDEDSERGHRKY